Sequence from the Sphingobacteriaceae bacterium GW460-11-11-14-LB5 genome:
TGCCCAACCTTTCTGATTTTTTTAATTCCGAATTCTGTTAAATAGCGTGAAGCAGCTAGTAATTCGTACTGACCAAGATTAATAAAAGAAGGATAAACCGGTAGAATTTTAGCGCCATCAAAATTGTATCGGCGGCTAATCAAACCCAGCGGCGAACTAATATATGCCCTGATGAATCCAAAATCATACTCGCCGCGTTTAGTTGGCCTTAGATTGTAGTGGATCGACTTAACTTCAGCAGATTTTAGGTGAAGTTTAAAATCTTTATCCCGCAGTTGAAACTGAAAAGGTACCTCATCAATCACCCTGGCATTTACACCAAAACCATAACTGTTCCTGATTTCGATTTGTATCGGATTTTCATCGCCATTACTCAAACGTTTCGAGGTAATTCTTTTGGCCGCAATCCCTTGGTTGTTTCGATATAGCATAAAAATATCGATAAAAAATAAAACAAGTACAGCACCGGTGGCTATTTCAGGGATATCGCCCAACCAGGCAAAAAAGAACTTCAGCAAAAAGAGCACAATGCAGCACCCTAAGGCCGCAAATAAGCGATCGGTTAGGAATAGATTGGTGTAATATTGCTGAAAGAATTTTTTCAATGTTGTTTAATCGGTTAATTATTTAAACTGGTTAACTGTTAATTGCCAACTGTAAACTGAAAATTGGCAACTGATAACTGAACTACCTCGGTACTTCAATTTTTTTAATAATCTGGTTAACAATGTCGCTTGTGGTTAATCCCTCCATTTCCTTTTCAGGTGATAATAATATCCGGTGCGCCAATACAGGCCCTGCAACGGCAATAATATCTTCAGGTGTAACAAAATCGCGGTTTTGAATCGCAGCAAAGGCTTTTGCACTGTGTACAATGGCTAGCGATGCCCTTGGCGAAGCCCCCAGGTAAAGTGATGAATTGTTCCGGGTTTCATTTACGATTTTGGCGATAAACTCCAATAATTTTGGCTCTACAAATAAATTGCGGATGATTGCCCTGGCTCCTTGTATCTGTTGAACAGATAATACTGCTTTCACTTCGTCTAATAATGTTTTATTCACTAAAGTGTGCTGCGCCATCAAAATTGCAGTTTCCTCTTCCAATGAAGGGTATTTAACCTCTATTTTGAATAAAAACCTATCCAGTTGGGCCTCAGGCAGGCGATATGTTCCTTCCTGTTCAATCGGGTTCTGTGTGGCCAATACCATAAAAGGTTCATCCATAATATAGGTGTGGCCGTCAATAGTTACCTGGCGCTCTTCCATTACCTCGAACAAGGCCGATTGGGTTTTTGCAGGTGCACGGTTAATCTCATCAACCAGAATAATATTGCCAAAAATAGGGCCTTTCCTAAATTCGAAATCTCCTGTTTTGGTATTAAATATCGGGGTTCCTAAAACATCCGATGGCATTAAATCGGGCGTAAACTGCACCCTCGAAAATTGTGCATCTATCGATTTTGCAAGCAACTTTGCGCTAAGTGTTTTGGCTACTCCCGGTACACCCTCAATTAAGATGTGCCCATCGGCAAGCAAACCAACAATTAAGAAATCAATAACCTGTTTTTGGCCGATAATGATATTTCCAAGTACATTTCTGATCTGATTTACCGCTTCATTTAAGGCGCTTAAATCGGTACGTGGGTTAAACTGTTCTTGTTCCATTGCTTTGCGTATTTTTATAAAACTGTTCTATACTTTCGTTTAAATTAATCAATTGGGTATCGCTTAAATCGCCCATGGTTGGTGTTTGCATAAAATGTTTGGTCAGGGTTTTGGCCAAGGCTTCATTAATGCCTGTTTTCTCCATCAGTACCTGAGCAAATTTGCTGTCGATATCGTTGGTTTTTAGATAATATCGGGCCCTCAAGTACTCCATAAAGTAATTGATCTTTTTAAGGGCAATATCGAGGTTGTTGCGTTCGTGATAATAAACGCTGCCAACTACATTAACAAAAGCAAGTGAAGAATTGGTCAGCGGATCGGCTATCGGGATAATTCTTTGCCTGCGTTTAATGTCGTACAAAACAAAAATGATCAAACTAAATATGGCCAGGTAGTAGGCAAACTCCAGTTCAGGATGTTTAAAGAATACCCTGAGCATATCGGTAGTGCTGTTTTTTTGCGCAGAAAAATACTCATCAAAAATGAGCTGCTTATTTCCGTGTAAATAACTTAAGGTTTTAGCGGCGTATTCTGCACCATATTTATTGAGGAGATTGAAATTGGTGTAAAAACCAGGTTCTGCGATGAGGTAAAGATTGCCTTTTCCGTAAGCATAACGGATAAAATTGGGCTGGCCTTTCCCATTTACGCCGAGTATTGTTGTTTTACTGGTATCAACCTTACTAAAATACTGGCTGCCAATGCCTCTTTCAAAACCATAGTTGGCATCCGTTTTAAATTCTGGA
This genomic interval carries:
- a CDS encoding magnesium chelatase; this translates as MEQEQFNPRTDLSALNEAVNQIRNVLGNIIIGQKQVIDFLIVGLLADGHILIEGVPGVAKTLSAKLLAKSIDAQFSRVQFTPDLMPSDVLGTPIFNTKTGDFEFRKGPIFGNIILVDEINRAPAKTQSALFEVMEERQVTIDGHTYIMDEPFMVLATQNPIEQEGTYRLPEAQLDRFLFKIEVKYPSLEEETAILMAQHTLVNKTLLDEVKAVLSVQQIQGARAIIRNLFVEPKLLEFIAKIVNETRNNSSLYLGASPRASLAIVHSAKAFAAIQNRDFVTPEDIIAVAGPVLAHRILLSPEKEMEGLTTSDIVNQIIKKIEVPR